Proteins encoded together in one Synechococcus sp. A15-62 window:
- the grrM gene encoding cyclophane-forming radical SAM/SPASM peptide maturase GrrM/OscB: MIVSSPNVGPDLSRFGPIGLVVVQSTSLCNLDCSYCYLPDRQKKRVFDLDLLPLLMQRILGSPYAGPEFSLVWHAGEPLTLPTSWYDEATSILYRSLDQFNAQGLDFTQHVQTNATLINDAWCDCFRRNRIVVGISVDGPEDIHDAHRRFRNGRGSHAMAMKGIEALHRNDVPFHCISVVTADAMEQPERMYRFFRDNGINDVGFNVEEQEGINTTSSMQGSAMEEKYRDFLRAFWRLSEQDGYPVVLREFEQVISLIQGNARMTQNELNRPFSILSVDWEGNFSTFDPELLSVASDRYGSFNLGNIKNLSLVESTHTDQFRRLMADMSSGVETCHKGCEYFGLCGGGNGSNKFWEHGTLASSETNACRFGTQIPTQVLLERFEEGPPLTPLTPN; the protein is encoded by the coding sequence GTGATCGTTTCCTCTCCCAATGTCGGGCCCGACCTCAGCCGGTTCGGGCCCATCGGCCTCGTGGTTGTGCAGTCCACCTCGCTGTGCAACCTCGATTGTTCGTATTGCTATCTGCCGGACCGGCAGAAGAAGCGGGTCTTTGACCTGGATCTGCTGCCCTTGTTGATGCAGCGGATTCTGGGAAGCCCCTATGCCGGGCCGGAATTTTCCCTGGTTTGGCATGCCGGTGAACCGCTCACCCTGCCCACCAGTTGGTATGACGAGGCGACGTCGATCCTGTATCGCAGCCTTGATCAGTTCAATGCGCAGGGGCTGGATTTCACCCAGCACGTGCAGACCAACGCCACGTTGATCAATGACGCGTGGTGCGACTGCTTCCGGCGCAACCGCATCGTGGTGGGCATCAGTGTGGATGGCCCTGAGGACATCCACGACGCCCACCGGCGCTTCCGCAATGGGCGCGGCTCCCATGCCATGGCGATGAAGGGGATTGAAGCCCTGCATCGCAACGATGTGCCCTTCCACTGCATCTCGGTGGTGACCGCCGATGCCATGGAGCAACCGGAGCGGATGTACCGCTTCTTCCGCGACAACGGCATCAACGACGTGGGCTTCAACGTTGAGGAGCAGGAGGGGATCAACACCACTTCCTCGATGCAGGGCTCCGCGATGGAGGAGAAATACCGCGACTTCCTACGGGCCTTCTGGCGGCTGAGCGAGCAGGACGGTTATCCCGTGGTGCTGCGCGAATTCGAGCAGGTGATCAGCCTGATCCAAGGCAATGCACGGATGACTCAGAACGAGCTGAATCGCCCGTTCTCGATCCTCAGCGTTGATTGGGAGGGCAATTTCTCCACCTTCGACCCTGAACTGCTTTCGGTGGCCAGCGACCGCTACGGCAGCTTCAACCTTGGCAACATCAAGAATCTGTCGCTGGTGGAGTCCACCCACACCGATCAGTTCCGTCGGCTGATGGCCGACATGAGCAGCGGCGTGGAGACCTGCCACAAGGGCTGCGAGTACTTCGGCCTCTGTGGCGGGGGCAACGGCAGCAACAAGTTCTGGGAACACGGCACCCTGGCCTCCAGCGAAACCAACGCCTGCCGCTTCGGTACCCAGATCCCGACTCAGGTGCTGTTGGAGCGCTTTGAAGAAGGTCCTCCCCTGACTCCCCTCACCCCCAATTGA
- the rimP gene encoding ribosome maturation factor RimP: MPHPLLPDLETLATNVAASKGFALCGIQLLTHMSPMTLEVQIRHSSGADVSLDDCAGFSGVLGDALEASTLLTDAYVLEISSPGIGDQLSSDRDFETFRGFPVEVHHRDKDDSEQRLEGLLLERDADTLQINIRGRIKRIARDCVIGVRLTSPGS, encoded by the coding sequence TTGCCTCATCCCCTGCTTCCGGATCTCGAAACGCTGGCCACCAACGTGGCCGCCAGCAAAGGCTTTGCCCTTTGCGGCATTCAGCTGCTCACCCACATGAGCCCGATGACCCTGGAAGTGCAGATCCGCCACAGCAGTGGAGCGGATGTGAGCCTCGACGACTGCGCGGGTTTCAGCGGCGTGCTGGGGGATGCCCTTGAGGCCTCCACCCTGCTCACTGACGCGTATGTTCTGGAGATCAGCAGTCCCGGCATCGGCGACCAGCTGTCCAGCGATCGCGACTTTGAGACCTTCCGCGGGTTCCCCGTGGAGGTGCATCACCGCGACAAGGACGACAGCGAGCAACGTCTGGAGGGCCTCTTGCTCGAACGCGACGCCGACACGCTGCAGATCAACATTCGCGGGCGAATCAAACGGATTGCCCGGGATTGCGTGATTGGTGTCCGCCTCACGAGTCCAGGCAGCTGA
- the nusA gene encoding transcription termination factor NusA: MALVLLPGLSNLIDDISEEKKLPPQVVEAALREALLKGYERYRRTLYLGISEDPFDEEYFSNFDVGLDLEEEGYRVLASKIIVDEVESEDHQIAIAEVMQVADDAQVGDTVVLDVTPEKEDFGRMAAATTKQVLAQKLRDQQRRMIQEEFADLEDPVLTARVIRFERQSVIMAVSSGLGRPEVEAELPRRDQLPNDNYRANATFKVFLKEVSEVPRRGPQLFVSRSNAGLVVYLFENEVPEIQEGSVRIVAVAREANPPSRSVGPRTKVAVDSIEREVDPVGACIGARGSRIQQVVNELRGEKIDVIRWSQDPGQYIANSLSPARVEMVRLVDPVGQHAHVLVPPDQLSLAIGREGQNVRLAARLTGWKIDIKNSTEYDQEAEDAVVAELISQREEEEALQQQAEERLAAEQAARAEEDARLRELYPLPEDEEEYGEEQPEQEFSDEQPAEVEAGTESETEATDAAVEADADADPDQEQVR; the protein is encoded by the coding sequence ATGGCTCTCGTCCTGCTTCCCGGTCTCAGCAACCTGATCGACGACATCAGTGAAGAGAAGAAGCTGCCGCCGCAGGTGGTGGAAGCGGCCCTGCGGGAGGCCCTGCTGAAGGGGTACGAGCGCTACCGGCGCACCCTGTATCTCGGCATCAGCGAAGACCCCTTTGATGAGGAGTACTTCAGCAACTTCGACGTTGGCCTCGACCTGGAGGAGGAGGGCTACCGGGTTCTCGCCAGCAAGATCATTGTTGATGAGGTGGAGAGCGAAGACCACCAGATCGCCATCGCCGAGGTGATGCAGGTGGCCGATGATGCCCAGGTGGGCGACACGGTGGTGCTGGATGTCACCCCGGAGAAAGAGGATTTCGGTCGCATGGCCGCCGCCACCACCAAGCAAGTGCTGGCCCAGAAGCTGCGGGATCAGCAGCGCCGCATGATCCAGGAGGAGTTCGCTGATCTGGAGGATCCTGTGCTGACGGCCCGGGTGATCCGCTTCGAACGGCAGTCGGTGATCATGGCGGTCAGCTCAGGCCTGGGCCGTCCGGAAGTGGAGGCGGAGCTGCCCCGGCGCGATCAGCTGCCCAACGACAACTACCGCGCCAATGCCACCTTCAAGGTCTTCCTGAAAGAGGTGAGCGAAGTGCCCCGCCGGGGACCGCAGCTGTTCGTCAGCCGCTCCAATGCTGGTCTGGTGGTTTACCTATTCGAGAACGAAGTTCCCGAAATCCAGGAAGGATCCGTTCGGATCGTGGCCGTGGCCCGTGAAGCCAATCCCCCCTCCCGTTCCGTGGGCCCCCGCACCAAGGTGGCCGTCGACAGCATCGAACGCGAGGTGGACCCCGTCGGCGCCTGCATCGGCGCCCGCGGTTCCCGGATTCAGCAGGTGGTGAACGAACTGCGTGGAGAAAAAATCGACGTGATCCGCTGGTCCCAGGATCCGGGCCAATACATCGCCAATTCCCTCAGCCCCGCGCGGGTGGAGATGGTGCGCCTTGTGGATCCCGTGGGCCAGCACGCCCATGTCCTGGTGCCCCCCGATCAGCTGAGCCTGGCCATCGGCCGCGAAGGCCAGAACGTGCGCCTGGCCGCCCGACTTACCGGCTGGAAGATCGACATCAAGAACTCCACCGAGTACGACCAAGAGGCCGAGGATGCCGTGGTGGCGGAGCTGATCTCCCAGCGCGAGGAAGAGGAAGCCCTCCAGCAGCAAGCCGAGGAACGGCTGGCCGCCGAACAGGCCGCTCGGGCGGAAGAGGATGCACGCCTGCGGGAGTTGTATCCACTGCCGGAAGACGAGGAGGAGTACGGAGAGGAGCAGCCCGAGCAGGAGTTTTCTGACGAGCAACCCGCTGAGGTGGAAGCCGGCACCGAGTCCGAGACCGAAGCCACGGATGCAGCGGTTGAAGCCGATGCGGATGCCGATCCCGATCAGGAGCAGGTCCGGTGA
- a CDS encoding YlxR family protein, producing MSDRPVLRRCVACRQLLDRRQLWRVIRDHQDGVRLDEGMGRSAYLCREENCLEEATRRKRLQKALRCQVPETVLAVLKQRLNQSVGESAEAD from the coding sequence GTGAGTGACCGCCCCGTCCTGCGTCGCTGCGTGGCCTGCCGCCAGCTCTTGGATCGCCGCCAACTCTGGAGGGTGATCCGCGACCATCAGGACGGAGTTCGCCTCGATGAGGGGATGGGCCGTTCGGCCTATCTCTGCCGAGAGGAGAACTGCCTTGAGGAGGCGACCCGTCGCAAACGCCTGCAGAAAGCCCTGCGTTGTCAGGTGCCCGAAACAGTGCTTGCGGTGTTGAAACAGCGGCTTAACCAAAGCGTTGGTGAATCCGCTGAGGCAGACTGA